One segment of Anopheles stephensi strain Indian chromosome 3, UCI_ANSTEP_V1.0, whole genome shotgun sequence DNA contains the following:
- the LOC118509157 gene encoding putative RNA-binding protein Luc7-like 2 isoform X2: protein MSAHDQMRAMLDQLMGTARNGETNRYSVKFYDSKVCKSFLLGCCPHEILASTRMDLGECPKVHDLALRADYENASKNKDYYYDVDAMEHLQAFIADCDRRTEAAKKRLAETQEELTAEVAAKANAVHELAEEIGKKLAKAEALGEAGQVEESMKLMSEIEELRSEKSRAEQEYRSSIPASTYQQQKLRVCEVCSAYLGIHDNDIRLADHFGGKLHLGFLAIRDKLAELEKTAGPRQKELRKTGRDRDHEDRSRSRYVGGRELDRRSRALARSRDRKDTAGRDVKPTEDRKDRNEGRDRDRGDRRRSSDRSNRRSRSRDRSRDRDRHSDRNNDRRRRSRSRERSRR from the exons ATGTCGGCACACGATCAAATGCGGGCAATGCTTGATCAGCTAATGGGAACAGCTAGAAATG GCGAAACCAATCGTTACTCGGTCAAGTTCTACGACAGCAAAGTATGTAAGAGTTTTTTATTAGGCTGCTGCCCGCACGAGATCCTGGCCTCCACG CGTATGGACCTTGGCGAATGTCCCAAGGTGCACGATCTGGCCCTGCGAGCTGATTACGAAAATGCGTCCAAGAACAAGGACTACTACTACGATGTTGAT GCCATGGAACATCTGCAGGCATTCATCGCCGATTGCGATCGACGCACGGAGGCGGCAAAGAAGCGGCTCGCCGAAACGCAGGAAGAACTCACCGCCGAGGTGGCCGCTAAAGCAAACGCCGTCCACGAACTTGCCGAGGAGATTGGCAAAAAGCTGGCCAAAGCGGAAGCACTAGGTGAGGCTGGGCAGGTGGAGGAAAGCATGAAGCTTATGTCGGAAATTGAGGAACTTCGTTCGGAAAAATCTCGCGCTGAGCAGGAATATCGTAGCTCGATACCGGCCAGCACctaccagcagcagaagcTACGCGTGTGTGAAGTCTGCTCGGCCTACCTGGGCATACACGACAACGACATACGGCTGGCGGACCATTTCGGCGGTAAGCTTCATCTTGGGTTTTTGGCCATTCGGGACAAGCTGGCCGAGCTGGAGAAAACGGCCGGACCGCGGCAGAAGGAGCTGCGCAAAACGGGTCGCGACCGTGACCATGAGGATCGTAGCCGTTCGCGGTACGTCGGTGGCCGGGAGCTGGATCGACGTTCGCGCGCGCTGGCACGTAGCCGTGATCGTAAGGATACGGCGGG TCGCGATGTTAAACCGACGGAAGATCGCAAGGATCGAAACGAAGG CCGTGATCGTGATCGCGGTGACAGACGCCGCTCGTCCGATCGCAGTAATCGGCGATCGCGAAGCCGTGATCGTAGCCGCGACCGGGATCGTCACAGCGATCGCAACAACGATCGCCGGCGGCGATCACGATCGCGCGAAAGATCCAGACGGTAA
- the LOC118509158 gene encoding dolichyl-phosphate beta-glucosyltransferase, with amino-acid sequence MLTTEFVQLVLLFGSGSIFFLFVVLGIVLKVTTTPFPKIVRHRDEEYYKDPASGDSRLFASLEDVPTLKLSVIVPAFDEEKRLPAMLDECLEYLEARVEVEKDFTYEVIVVSDGSRDRTVKVAMEYVDRFGSEKVRVLKLIENRGKGGAVRLGMLSSRGQFLLFADADGATKFADYEKLERSMREMTGSDWKRDALAIGSRAHLEEEATAKRTIFRTILMHGFHFLVWTFAVKKIRDTQCGFKLVTRSAARKLFQVMHVERWAFDVELLFIAQSYNIPIAEVAVNWTEIEGSKLTPFWSWLQMGRDLMLIWFRYAIGAWQLRKEHAN; translated from the exons ATGTTGACCACCGAGTTTGTCCAGCTGGTGCTACTGTTCGGCTCCGGCTCCATATTCTTCCTGTTCGTTGTG ctcgGAATAGTGCTTAAAGTAACGACGACACCGTTCCCAAAAATTGTACGCCACAGAGATGAAGAGTACTACAAAGATCCGGCGTCGGGCGATAGCCGACTGTTTGCTTCGCTGGAGGACGTACCGACGCTCAAGCTGAGCGTGATCGTGCCCGCATTTGATGAGGAAAAGAGAC tGCCCGCTATGCTGGACGAGTGCCTAGAATATCTGGAGGCGCGTGTCGAAGTGGAAAAAGATTTCACCTACGAGGTGATCGTCGTAAGTGACGGTAGTCGCGATCGTACCGTAAAAGTTGCAATGGAGTACGTCGATCGGTTCGGGTCGGAAAAAGTGCGTGTACTGAAGCTCATCGAAAACCGTGGCAAGGGTGGTGCTGTGCGGCTCGGAATGCTAAGCAGCCGCGGACAGTTTCTGCTCTTTGCCGATGCCGATGGTGCGACCAAGTTTGCCGACTATGAGAAGCTTGAACGATCCATGCGCGAGATGACGGGATCCGATTGGAAGCGTGACGCACTGGCGATCGGGTCACGGGCCCACCTCGAAGAGGAAGCGACCGCAAAACGTACCATCTTCCGTACGATTCTGATGCACGGGTTTCACTTTCTCGTGTGGACGTTTGCGGTCAAAAAGATACGGGATACGCAGTGTGGATTTAAGCTAGTTACGCGTTCCGCTGCCCGCAAACTGTTCCAGGTGATGCACGTCGAACGGTGGGCGTTCGATGTGGAACTGCTGTTCATTGCCCAATCGTACAACATTCCGATTGCGGAGGTCGCCGTGAACTGGACGGAGATCGAGGGTTCGAAGCTGACACCGTTCTGGTCCTGGTTGCAGATGGGGCGGGATTTGATGTTGATCTGGTTCCGGTACGCGATCGGTGCGTGGCAGCTGCGCAAAGAACATGCGAATTGA
- the LOC118509157 gene encoding putative RNA-binding protein Luc7-like 2 isoform X4, which produces MDLGECPKVHDLALRADYENASKNKDYYYDVDAMEHLQAFIADCDRRTEAAKKRLAETQEELTAEVAAKANAVHELAEEIGKKLAKAEALGEAGQVEESMKLMSEIEELRSEKSRAEQEYRSSIPASTYQQQKLRVCEVCSAYLGIHDNDIRLADHFGGKLHLGFLAIRDKLAELEKTAGPRQKELRKTGRDRDHEDRSRSRYVGGRELDRRSRALARSRDRKDTAGRDVKPTEDRKDRNEGRDRDRGDRRRSSDRSNRRSRSRDRSRDRDRHSDRNNDRRRRSRSRERSRRFCSTHCKTSTKLLATLLTWCLTCFS; this is translated from the exons ATGGACCTTGGCGAATGTCCCAAGGTGCACGATCTGGCCCTGCGAGCTGATTACGAAAATGCGTCCAAGAACAAGGACTACTACTACGATGTTGAT GCCATGGAACATCTGCAGGCATTCATCGCCGATTGCGATCGACGCACGGAGGCGGCAAAGAAGCGGCTCGCCGAAACGCAGGAAGAACTCACCGCCGAGGTGGCCGCTAAAGCAAACGCCGTCCACGAACTTGCCGAGGAGATTGGCAAAAAGCTGGCCAAAGCGGAAGCACTAGGTGAGGCTGGGCAGGTGGAGGAAAGCATGAAGCTTATGTCGGAAATTGAGGAACTTCGTTCGGAAAAATCTCGCGCTGAGCAGGAATATCGTAGCTCGATACCGGCCAGCACctaccagcagcagaagcTACGCGTGTGTGAAGTCTGCTCGGCCTACCTGGGCATACACGACAACGACATACGGCTGGCGGACCATTTCGGCGGTAAGCTTCATCTTGGGTTTTTGGCCATTCGGGACAAGCTGGCCGAGCTGGAGAAAACGGCCGGACCGCGGCAGAAGGAGCTGCGCAAAACGGGTCGCGACCGTGACCATGAGGATCGTAGCCGTTCGCGGTACGTCGGTGGCCGGGAGCTGGATCGACGTTCGCGCGCGCTGGCACGTAGCCGTGATCGTAAGGATACGGCGGG TCGCGATGTTAAACCGACGGAAGATCGCAAGGATCGAAACGAAGG CCGTGATCGTGATCGCGGTGACAGACGCCGCTCGTCCGATCGCAGTAATCGGCGATCGCGAAGCCGTGATCGTAGCCGCGACCGGGATCGTCACAGCGATCGCAACAACGATCGCCGGCGGCGATCACGATCGCGCGAAAGATCCAGACG TTTCTGCTCTACTCActgtaaaacatcaacaaaGCTGCTGGCAACACTGCTTACTTGGTGTCTGACGTGTTTCAGCTGA
- the LOC118509157 gene encoding putative RNA-binding protein Luc7-like 2 isoform X3, giving the protein MSAHDQMRAMLDQLMGTARNGETNRYSVKFYDSKVCKSFLLGCCPHEILASTRMDLGECPKVHDLALRADYENASKNKDYYYDVDAMEHLQAFIADCDRRTEAAKKRLAETQEELTAEVAAKANAVHELAEEIGKKLAKAEALGEAGQVEESMKLMSEIEELRSEKSRAEQEYRSSIPASTYQQQKLRVCEVCSAYLGIHDNDIRLADHFGGKLHLGFLAIRDKLAELEKTAGPRQKELRKTGRDRDHEDRSRSRYVGGRELDRRSRALARSRDRKDTAGRDVKPTEDRKDRNEGRDRDRGDRRRSSDRSNRRSRSRDRSRDRDRHSDRNNDRRRRSRSRERSRR; this is encoded by the exons ATGTCGGCACACGATCAAATGCGGGCAATGCTTGATCAGCTAATGGGAACAGCTAGAAATG GCGAAACCAATCGTTACTCGGTCAAGTTCTACGACAGCAAAGTATGTAAGAGTTTTTTATTAGGCTGCTGCCCGCACGAGATCCTGGCCTCCACG CGTATGGACCTTGGCGAATGTCCCAAGGTGCACGATCTGGCCCTGCGAGCTGATTACGAAAATGCGTCCAAGAACAAGGACTACTACTACGATGTTGAT GCCATGGAACATCTGCAGGCATTCATCGCCGATTGCGATCGACGCACGGAGGCGGCAAAGAAGCGGCTCGCCGAAACGCAGGAAGAACTCACCGCCGAGGTGGCCGCTAAAGCAAACGCCGTCCACGAACTTGCCGAGGAGATTGGCAAAAAGCTGGCCAAAGCGGAAGCACTAGGTGAGGCTGGGCAGGTGGAGGAAAGCATGAAGCTTATGTCGGAAATTGAGGAACTTCGTTCGGAAAAATCTCGCGCTGAGCAGGAATATCGTAGCTCGATACCGGCCAGCACctaccagcagcagaagcTACGCGTGTGTGAAGTCTGCTCGGCCTACCTGGGCATACACGACAACGACATACGGCTGGCGGACCATTTCGGCGGTAAGCTTCATCTTGGGTTTTTGGCCATTCGGGACAAGCTGGCCGAGCTGGAGAAAACGGCCGGACCGCGGCAGAAGGAGCTGCGCAAAACGGGTCGCGACCGTGACCATGAGGATCGTAGCCGTTCGCGGTACGTCGGTGGCCGGGAGCTGGATCGACGTTCGCGCGCGCTGGCACGTAGCCGTGATCGTAAGGATACGGCGGG TCGCGATGTTAAACCGACGGAAGATCGCAAGGATCGAAACGAAGG CCGTGATCGTGATCGCGGTGACAGACGCCGCTCGTCCGATCGCAGTAATCGGCGATCGCGAAGCCGTGATCGTAGCCGCGACCGGGATCGTCACAGCGATCGCAACAACGATCGCCGGCGGCGATCACGATCGCGCGAAAGATCCAGACG gtaa
- the LOC118509157 gene encoding putative RNA-binding protein Luc7-like 2 isoform X1 — MSAHDQMRAMLDQLMGTARNGETNRYSVKFYDSKVCKSFLLGCCPHEILASTRMDLGECPKVHDLALRADYENASKNKDYYYDVDAMEHLQAFIADCDRRTEAAKKRLAETQEELTAEVAAKANAVHELAEEIGKKLAKAEALGEAGQVEESMKLMSEIEELRSEKSRAEQEYRSSIPASTYQQQKLRVCEVCSAYLGIHDNDIRLADHFGGKLHLGFLAIRDKLAELEKTAGPRQKELRKTGRDRDHEDRSRSRYVGGRELDRRSRALARSRDRKDTAGRDVKPTEDRKDRNEGRDRDRGDRRRSSDRSNRRSRSRDRSRDRDRHSDRNNDRRRRSRSRERSRRFCSTHCKTSTKLLATLLTWCLTCFS; from the exons ATGTCGGCACACGATCAAATGCGGGCAATGCTTGATCAGCTAATGGGAACAGCTAGAAATG GCGAAACCAATCGTTACTCGGTCAAGTTCTACGACAGCAAAGTATGTAAGAGTTTTTTATTAGGCTGCTGCCCGCACGAGATCCTGGCCTCCACG CGTATGGACCTTGGCGAATGTCCCAAGGTGCACGATCTGGCCCTGCGAGCTGATTACGAAAATGCGTCCAAGAACAAGGACTACTACTACGATGTTGAT GCCATGGAACATCTGCAGGCATTCATCGCCGATTGCGATCGACGCACGGAGGCGGCAAAGAAGCGGCTCGCCGAAACGCAGGAAGAACTCACCGCCGAGGTGGCCGCTAAAGCAAACGCCGTCCACGAACTTGCCGAGGAGATTGGCAAAAAGCTGGCCAAAGCGGAAGCACTAGGTGAGGCTGGGCAGGTGGAGGAAAGCATGAAGCTTATGTCGGAAATTGAGGAACTTCGTTCGGAAAAATCTCGCGCTGAGCAGGAATATCGTAGCTCGATACCGGCCAGCACctaccagcagcagaagcTACGCGTGTGTGAAGTCTGCTCGGCCTACCTGGGCATACACGACAACGACATACGGCTGGCGGACCATTTCGGCGGTAAGCTTCATCTTGGGTTTTTGGCCATTCGGGACAAGCTGGCCGAGCTGGAGAAAACGGCCGGACCGCGGCAGAAGGAGCTGCGCAAAACGGGTCGCGACCGTGACCATGAGGATCGTAGCCGTTCGCGGTACGTCGGTGGCCGGGAGCTGGATCGACGTTCGCGCGCGCTGGCACGTAGCCGTGATCGTAAGGATACGGCGGG TCGCGATGTTAAACCGACGGAAGATCGCAAGGATCGAAACGAAGG CCGTGATCGTGATCGCGGTGACAGACGCCGCTCGTCCGATCGCAGTAATCGGCGATCGCGAAGCCGTGATCGTAGCCGCGACCGGGATCGTCACAGCGATCGCAACAACGATCGCCGGCGGCGATCACGATCGCGCGAAAGATCCAGACG TTTCTGCTCTACTCActgtaaaacatcaacaaaGCTGCTGGCAACACTGCTTACTTGGTGTCTGACGTGTTTCAGCTGA
- the LOC118509160 gene encoding uncharacterized protein LOC118509160 codes for MESDDKSEIKIKEKLNLHVKKRLQETGKEAPYEKHDSKDKGSTSSAATNASSAPRPKRQKTKNGSKHTANVPTAGIAAANPPVRPSDLLLSPGAANSNDTTNSSINSTDQDGELNDRDTCDRGDRPAKPNQRMDIFAMILNQKKSSLMCDPEVIQFMKTLTESKK; via the coding sequence ATGGAAAGCGACGATAAAAGTGAGATCAAAATCAAGGAAAAGCTCAATCTGCACGTCAAGAAACGGTTGCAGGAAACGGGCAAAGAGGCACCGTATGAAAAGCACGATTCGAAGGATAAGGGCAGCACTTCTTCCGCAGCAACAAACGCCTCCAGTGCTCCACGTCCCAAgagacagaaaacaaaaaatggttctaAACACACGGCGAATGTTCCGACGGCGGGAATCGCTGCCGCTAATCCGCCGGTACGACCGAGTGATCTGCTGCTTTCGCCTGGTGCAGCAAACAGTAACGATACCACGAACAGTAGCATCAATTCCACCGACCAGGACGGTGAGTTGAATGACCGGGATACGTGTGATAGGGGTGATAGACCGGCCAAGCCCAACCAGCGGATGGACATATTTGCGATGATATTGAACCAGAAGAAGAGCTCGTTGATGTGTGATCCGGAGGTGATTCAGTTTATGAAAACGCTTACCGAAAGCAAGAAATGA